In the Quercus lobata isolate SW786 chromosome 5, ValleyOak3.0 Primary Assembly, whole genome shotgun sequence genome, one interval contains:
- the LOC115988320 gene encoding GDSL esterase/lipase At5g45910-like, which produces MKLFPLLSFLFFTLGTVLSNPQRYESIFNFGDSLSDTGNFLLSGAVAFPVIGKLPYGVSFFQHATGRCSDGRLVVDFIAEAYGLPYLPPYLAIDNGHDFKHGVNFAVAGATALDPQFFKELKLESLLWTKDSLSIQLGWFKKLKSSLCTTKQDCDNYFKKSLFLVGEIGGNDYNYAFFVGASIKKLRAFVPVVVDAITKATSALIEEGVVELVVPGNLPIGCSAAYMTLFQSPNKADYDPKNGCLKAFNSFAKYHNNQLKRALEMLRQKYPHARIIYADYYGAAIRFFHAPRHYGFFNSTLTACCGGGGPYNFNNSARCGHIGSKACNNPSAHVNWDGIHLTEASYRHIAKGLISGLFSTPPLSSPL; this is translated from the exons ATGAAACTTTTTCCCCTCCTATCCTTCTTATTCTTCACTTTGGGGACAGTACTATCAAATCCTCAGCGATATGAGTCAATTTTCAACTTTGGGGACTCTCTTAGTGACACAGgcaattttcttctttctggCGCCGTTGCATTTCCAGTAATAGGGAAGCTCCCTTATGGTGTGAGCTTCTTTCAACACGCAACTGGCCGGTGCTCCGATGGACGCTTAGTGGTTGATTTCATTG CTGAGGCATATGGGCTGCCATATCTTCCTCCCTATCTAGCAATAGACAATGGTCATGATTTCAAGCACGGAGTAAATTTTGCTGTTGCCGGAGCCACCGCACTTGATCCACAATTCTTCAAAGAACTAAAACTGGAATCACTCCTATGGACTAAGGACTCTTTGAGCATTCAGCTTGGTTGGTTTAAGAAGCTGAAGTCCTCCCTCTGTACGACCAAACAAG ATTGTGACAACTATTTCAAGAAGTCGCTCTTTCTCGTGGGAGAGATTGGTGGAAACGATTACAACTACGCTTTCTTTGTCGGTGCAAGCATTAAAAAGCTTCGAGCTTTCGTCCCCGTTGTCGTTGATGCAATTACTAAGGCCACCAGT GCATTGATAGAGGAAGGTGTGGTGGAGCTAGTGGTGCCGGGTAATTTGCCAATTGGGTGCTCAGCCGCGTATATGACATTGTTTCAAAGTCCTAACAAAGCTGACTATGACCCAAAAAATGGGTGCCTAAAGgcttttaattcttttgctaAGTACCATAACAATCAGCTAAAACGTGCTCTCGAGATGCTGAGACAGAAGTACCCACATGCAAGGATCATTTATGCAGACTATTATGGTGCAGCCATTCGATTCTTTCACGCACCGCGACATTACG GTTTTTTCAATAGTACTCTAACAGCTTGTTGCGGAGGGGGTGGACCATACAATTTCAACAATTCAGCAAGGTGTGGTCACATTGGATCCAAAGCTTGTAATAATCCATCAGCTCATGTAAACTGGGATGGAATTCACTTAACAGAAGCATCTTACAGGCATATTGCTAAGGGTTTGATCAGTGGTCTCTTTTCCACTCCACCCCTATCCTCTCCCCTCTGA